Proteins encoded together in one Defluviitalea raffinosedens window:
- the coaD gene encoding pantetheine-phosphate adenylyltransferase has translation MKIGIYPGTFDPVTYGHLDVIKRASKVVDYLIVGVLCNVRKQPLLTLEERIQLLENVTDDLPNISIESFSGLLVEFAKQKNANVIIRGLRAVTDFEYELQLAQANQYLNSDIETIFLATNVQYSFLSSSVVKEIARFGGNVDALVPPKVAEYLRTKYM, from the coding sequence CTTTTGACCCAGTTACTTATGGACATCTTGATGTTATAAAAAGAGCTTCAAAAGTTGTCGATTATTTGATTGTTGGGGTACTGTGTAATGTCAGGAAGCAACCACTTTTGACTCTTGAAGAACGTATTCAGCTTTTAGAAAATGTAACAGATGATTTGCCCAATATTAGCATAGAATCTTTTTCAGGACTTTTGGTTGAATTTGCAAAACAAAAAAATGCCAATGTCATTATAAGGGGATTAAGAGCTGTTACTGACTTTGAATATGAGCTCCAATTGGCACAGGCAAACCAATATTTAAACAGTGATATTGAAACAATTTTTCTTGCAACCAATGTACAGTATTCATTTTTAAGTTCCAGTGTTGTTAAAGAAATTGCACGATTTGGTGGAAATGTCGATGCTTTAGTTCCACCGAAAGTTGCAGAATATTTGCGGACAAAATATATGTGA